In the Lascolabacillus massiliensis genome, one interval contains:
- a CDS encoding GNAT family N-acetyltransferase, which yields MEFRRIVNLDMREMDEVALEKSWEWLNDPEIKRLTITPDFSKDEQKKWFESIKNRKDYWITVGWHNGEPIVIGGLKNIGEKDAEIFGYIGNKEYWGKGVAVDVMNMIHEYARTLGLESIYSKMLKENRNSIRLHNRFGYKYEKDIEGESIMMRLAL from the coding sequence ATGGAATTCAGACGAATTGTAAACCTGGATATGAGAGAAATGGATGAAGTAGCTCTTGAAAAATCCTGGGAATGGCTTAATGACCCTGAAATAAAGAGACTTACAATAACACCCGATTTCTCTAAGGATGAACAAAAAAAATGGTTTGAAAGTATTAAGAATCGAAAAGACTACTGGATTACTGTAGGTTGGCATAATGGAGAGCCAATAGTTATAGGCGGTCTTAAAAATATTGGGGAGAAAGACGCAGAGATATTTGGTTATATAGGTAATAAAGAATATTGGGGAAAAGGAGTTGCTGTAGATGTTATGAATATGATTCACGAATATGCAAGAACTTTAGGACTTGAATCCATATACTCCAAGATGTTAAAAGAGAACCGAAACTCTATAAGGTTACATAATCGATTTGGTTATAAATATGAAAAAGATATTGAAGGAGAAAGTATAATGATGAGGTTAGCACTATAA
- a CDS encoding DUF362 domain-containing protein, whose product MAYVIDDTCIACGTCIDECPVDAISEGDIYVIDAEVCTDCGACADVCPTESIHPA is encoded by the coding sequence ATGGCTTACGTAATAGACGACACTTGTATTGCTTGTGGAACATGTATCGATGAATGCCCCGTAGATGCAATCTCTGAAGGCGATATTTATGTAATCGACGCAGAAGTATGCACAGATTGTGGCGCTTGCGCTGATGTTTGTCCCACCGAGTCAATTCACCCGGCATAG
- a CDS encoding DUF5686 family protein, producing MPKIRILVYVLTCVLSYSVYGQNIMIKGKVLDAKYKTPVPYAAIYIHNTPNGTISDNVGEFSFEAPISLKESTLVIARQKYKLQYIELVNQLNSDFLVFLEPDNFELLSKNLQDSLNDRSNKIANTINSLANFVKDDWIPLGNPESYKFDFGRIQTLPTYNPIEGLRLRMGIASNGRLSPNIFINSYIAYGLKDHKWKYRGELSYSFDKKAYHENEFPKNKVSLVYENDIYSPGEMHPLSPNNMLLITFRRSENEATYRNFGEIYYEREYKNGISHTFNIRKSRLVPQGNLRFEQLTSDITSPNGELRSIDNQLNTLEAGVHFRYSAREAYEQQKRRRRPIEMESPVFFLSHSVGTYEQFNKTHNYHRSELSIQKRFQMGSAGRVDAVGEVMKVWNSVPFPLLVYPNQRIRHHIENNAFFLNRALEFVADEQYTMRFTFVGDDLLLSKVPILDKFSMKELMTVRASYGKLNDRNRPTSGALYDFPERSFEYGSVPYIEGAIGVTNILGLVRIEYVHRFTYRDHPEALLGKIRFDVTL from the coding sequence ATGCCAAAAATAAGAATATTAGTGTATGTTTTGACTTGTGTTTTGAGCTATTCGGTTTATGGTCAGAATATTATGATAAAAGGCAAGGTGTTGGATGCTAAATATAAGACACCAGTACCATACGCAGCTATTTATATTCATAATACACCAAATGGTACAATTTCTGATAATGTAGGGGAGTTCTCTTTCGAGGCTCCCATTTCATTAAAAGAGAGTACACTTGTTATTGCCAGACAAAAATATAAACTTCAGTATATTGAACTTGTTAATCAATTGAATTCTGATTTTTTAGTTTTTCTGGAACCAGACAATTTTGAGTTATTATCTAAGAATCTTCAAGATAGTTTAAATGATAGGTCAAATAAAATAGCTAATACTATTAACAGTTTGGCAAATTTTGTGAAGGATGACTGGATTCCACTTGGTAATCCAGAGTCATATAAGTTTGATTTTGGACGTATACAAACATTGCCTACATATAACCCTATAGAAGGATTACGTCTGAGGATGGGTATTGCATCTAATGGAAGACTAAGCCCTAACATTTTTATAAATAGTTATATTGCATACGGGTTAAAGGATCATAAATGGAAATACAGAGGTGAATTATCATATTCTTTTGATAAGAAAGCCTATCACGAAAATGAGTTCCCAAAGAATAAAGTATCTCTGGTATATGAAAATGATATATATTCTCCCGGTGAAATGCATCCTCTCTCACCTAATAACATGCTTTTAATTACATTTAGAAGATCTGAGAATGAAGCTACTTATCGCAATTTTGGTGAGATTTATTATGAGAGAGAATATAAAAATGGAATATCGCATACATTCAATATTAGAAAATCAAGACTAGTTCCTCAAGGAAATTTAAGATTCGAGCAGTTAACAAGTGATATAACTTCACCTAATGGTGAACTAAGAAGTATAGATAATCAACTTAATACTTTAGAGGCAGGAGTCCATTTCAGATATTCAGCAAGAGAAGCATACGAACAGCAGAAAAGGAGAAGGAGGCCAATAGAGATGGAGAGTCCTGTTTTCTTTCTTTCTCACTCGGTAGGAACATATGAGCAATTTAACAAAACTCATAATTATCATCGCTCTGAGCTCTCAATACAAAAACGTTTTCAAATGGGTTCTGCAGGTAGAGTTGATGCTGTGGGTGAAGTAATGAAAGTGTGGAATAGCGTACCTTTTCCTCTTTTGGTTTATCCAAACCAAAGAATAAGGCATCATATTGAGAATAATGCGTTCTTTTTGAATCGAGCTCTGGAATTTGTTGCTGATGAGCAATATACAATGAGGTTTACTTTTGTGGGAGATGACCTGTTATTATCAAAGGTACCAATATTAGATAAGTTTAGTATGAAAGAATTAATGACAGTTCGTGCATCATATGGTAAACTTAATGATAGAAATAGGCCTACTAGTGGTGCTTTATATGATTTTCCTGAGAGATCATTCGAGTATGGCTCTGTGCCTTATATTGAGGGAGCAATCGGTGTTACAAATATTCTTGGATTAGTACGTATAGAATATGTTCACAGATTTACATACAGAGACCATCCTGAGGCCTTGCTAGGTAAAATCAGATTCGACGTAACATTATAA
- the tsaD gene encoding tRNA (adenosine(37)-N6)-threonylcarbamoyltransferase complex transferase subunit TsaD: protein MITILGIESSCDDTSAAVIRDGVILSNVIAGQAVHERYGGVVPELASRAHQQNIIPVVHDALKQAGVLKEEISAVAFTRGPGLLGSLLVGTSFAKGFSSALNIPMIEVNHLQAHVLAHFIKEDKDDLNQPAFPFLCLLVSGGNSQIILVKNYDNMEIIGKTIDDAAGEAFDKCAKVMGLGYPGGPVVDRLAKMGNSDKYIFSKPRLEGYDYSFSGLKTSFLYFLRDELKQDSDFIEKNKNDLCASLQKTIVDILMDKLLKASEDLGIKEVAVAGGVSANSSLRSAFEEYSFKYGWRIHIPKFAYTTDNAAMVAISGYYKYLDNEFANHDVAPYARVLI from the coding sequence ATGATTACAATATTAGGTATAGAATCTTCATGTGATGATACATCAGCTGCAGTAATTCGTGATGGAGTCATACTATCTAACGTAATTGCCGGTCAGGCTGTACATGAACGTTATGGAGGAGTTGTTCCTGAACTTGCTTCTCGAGCTCATCAACAAAATATAATTCCTGTTGTGCATGATGCTTTAAAGCAAGCTGGGGTTTTAAAAGAAGAAATTTCTGCAGTTGCTTTTACGAGGGGACCTGGTTTACTTGGATCTCTACTGGTTGGTACATCCTTTGCAAAAGGTTTCTCTTCTGCACTAAATATACCAATGATAGAGGTTAATCATCTGCAGGCCCATGTTTTAGCTCATTTCATCAAAGAGGATAAAGATGATTTAAACCAACCTGCATTTCCTTTTTTATGTCTTTTAGTATCTGGCGGTAATTCACAAATAATCTTAGTGAAGAATTATGATAATATGGAAATTATTGGAAAAACTATTGACGATGCTGCCGGAGAAGCATTTGATAAGTGTGCTAAGGTTATGGGATTGGGTTATCCCGGAGGACCTGTAGTTGACAGACTAGCCAAAATGGGTAACTCTGATAAATATATATTTAGTAAACCCCGATTAGAAGGCTATGATTATAGTTTTAGTGGGCTAAAGACCTCTTTTTTATATTTTTTAAGAGATGAACTTAAGCAGGATAGTGACTTTATTGAGAAGAATAAAAACGACCTGTGTGCATCACTACAGAAAACAATTGTTGATATTCTGATGGATAAGCTTCTTAAAGCTTCAGAAGATTTAGGAATTAAAGAGGTTGCAGTTGCCGGCGGTGTATCGGCCAATTCCAGCCTACGCTCTGCTTTCGAAGAATATAGTTTTAAGTATGGTTGGAGGATTCATATTCCTAAATTTGCATATACTACTGACAATGCTGCTATGGTGGCTATATCAGGATATTACAAATATCTGGATAATGAATTTGCAAACCATGATGTAGCACCGTATGCAAGAGTTCTTATATGA
- a CDS encoding FUSC family membrane protein, with protein MMSLIKEIKNSIIEVWINIFWKSPNHLWALKVSISIAALLVPSILIFQDSFIATTLALGVVAMALGETDVHPRGRLKSASISLILFFITSSFVELFFETPVYFSLIILCSAFSLTIAGGLNSRMQGVTFGTLLIFVYTMLGADTTEIWIYQPILYTIGAFAYSVVSILLLYQKPYRLLKEQLARGFHYLGEYIDLKASLFPSDPQSQTPIRNQLAQKNIDLAQQIESCKNNLYSYSQESGEDCRSVVNEYYKKWFLLQEMQERAISSHEQYDLLSREVKNIELIEGYGQLMRELARAMHIYADSLLTGQDYKHPLSLQWTLNAVQKMLEEEKGEPHYLTLSLLYRNLSGLERNLREEATIIAQIDVTVFNSRKPERNNLSALINPEHPRFKSALRLTISWLLGYLIIQLLHIDKGAWILLTSLIVFQQTYSATRMRLFKRVFGTLIGVIMGATLSQLLPTISGQILLLITSIYLFFYWLKKNYVVAAAFITIYVLASFNLNDSQGLIVMLPRITDTLIGGIIAYLVVRFVWPDWQYKQLPKLMYNAVYKNKRYFESIYKGSVSEEDYLHNRRTAYNADNSLTAAWKGMRLEPRKTRVFQESAFNLTNLNHALLSYISAFGVHKYTEKLTVEEQTFCESVSYILQFVVDLMKGDADISQLNGLITSTAYWDEELEKMQMKHENKRAALIYNIAHVTRQLLIESKEIV; from the coding sequence ATGATGAGCCTCATAAAAGAAATAAAGAATAGTATCATTGAAGTTTGGATTAATATTTTCTGGAAAAGTCCGAATCATCTGTGGGCTCTGAAAGTTAGCATTTCAATTGCTGCTCTGTTAGTTCCTTCTATACTCATTTTTCAGGATTCTTTTATTGCAACTACCCTAGCTTTAGGAGTTGTTGCTATGGCACTTGGTGAAACAGATGTTCATCCCAGGGGAAGATTAAAATCAGCATCTATTTCACTAATATTGTTTTTTATAACAAGTAGTTTTGTTGAATTGTTTTTTGAGACTCCTGTATATTTCAGCTTGATAATCCTGTGCTCAGCTTTTTCATTGACTATTGCAGGAGGCTTAAATTCCAGAATGCAAGGAGTTACCTTTGGGACTCTTCTTATTTTTGTTTACACGATGTTAGGGGCTGATACTACTGAAATTTGGATCTATCAACCCATACTTTATACAATTGGTGCATTTGCTTATTCAGTTGTTTCGATACTTCTTTTGTACCAAAAGCCTTATCGTTTACTTAAAGAGCAGCTTGCAAGAGGGTTTCATTATCTTGGAGAATATATCGACTTAAAAGCGAGCTTGTTCCCAAGTGATCCGCAATCACAGACACCTATTAGAAATCAGCTTGCACAAAAAAACATTGATTTAGCTCAGCAAATCGAGAGTTGTAAGAATAATCTTTATAGTTATTCTCAGGAGAGTGGAGAAGATTGCCGCTCTGTGGTCAATGAATACTATAAAAAATGGTTTCTGCTGCAAGAGATGCAGGAAAGAGCAATTTCTAGTCATGAACAATATGATTTACTTAGTCGTGAGGTTAAAAATATAGAGCTTATAGAAGGATATGGGCAATTGATGAGAGAACTTGCAAGAGCGATGCATATTTATGCTGATTCACTTTTAACCGGACAGGATTATAAACATCCTCTTTCTCTGCAATGGACACTAAATGCAGTACAAAAGATGCTGGAAGAGGAAAAGGGTGAGCCGCATTACCTTACACTTTCTCTACTATATCGCAATTTATCAGGACTGGAGAGAAACCTGAGAGAGGAGGCGACCATAATTGCTCAGATTGATGTAACTGTTTTTAATAGTCGAAAACCTGAGAGAAATAACTTATCAGCTCTAATTAATCCAGAGCATCCACGTTTTAAATCAGCTTTGCGGCTAACAATTAGTTGGTTATTGGGTTACCTAATAATTCAATTGTTACATATCGATAAAGGTGCGTGGATTTTGCTTACATCACTGATAGTTTTTCAGCAAACTTATAGTGCAACCAGGATGCGACTTTTTAAACGTGTCTTTGGCACCCTGATTGGAGTAATAATGGGAGCTACTTTATCTCAGTTATTGCCTACGATTTCAGGTCAGATTTTACTACTTATAACATCAATTTATCTATTCTTCTATTGGTTAAAAAAGAATTATGTAGTTGCAGCTGCATTTATTACAATATATGTGCTGGCATCATTTAATCTAAATGACAGTCAGGGTCTTATAGTTATGTTGCCAAGGATTACAGATACACTAATAGGAGGAATAATAGCCTATCTTGTGGTTAGGTTTGTATGGCCAGACTGGCAGTATAAACAGTTGCCTAAGCTAATGTATAACGCTGTTTATAAAAATAAGCGCTACTTCGAGAGTATATATAAAGGGTCCGTTTCTGAGGAGGATTATCTTCACAACAGGCGCACAGCTTATAATGCAGACAATTCACTAACAGCTGCCTGGAAAGGTATGCGGCTTGAACCACGTAAGACACGTGTGTTTCAGGAAAGTGCATTTAATCTTACAAATCTAAATCATGCTTTACTCTCGTATATTTCAGCTTTTGGAGTTCATAAATATACTGAAAAATTAACGGTTGAGGAGCAAACCTTCTGCGAATCTGTGAGTTATATCCTTCAGTTTGTTGTCGATCTTATGAAAGGTGATGCAGATATTTCGCAGCTTAATGGTTTAATAACTTCAACAGCTTATTGGGATGAGGAACTTGAAAAAATGCAGATGAAACATGAAAATAAAAGAGCTGCACTAATTTATAATATTGCACATGTTACTCGACAATTGCTTATAGAATCGAAAGAGATAGTTTAA
- the ettA gene encoding energy-dependent translational throttle protein EttA encodes MADDKKIIFSMVGVSKTFPPHKQVLKDIYLSFYYGAKIGIIGLNGSGKSTLLKIIAGIEKEYQGDVVSDKSFTVGYLEQDPKLDPDKTVIDVVREGVKPVMDLLTEYEDINLKFGLPEYYEDEEKMNGLFARQAELQDKLDACDAWNIDNRLERAMDALRCPPEDQSISELSGGERRRVALCRLLLQEPDVLLLDEPTNHLDAESIDWLEQHLQQYRGTVICITHDRYFLDHVAGWILELDRGEGIPWKGNYTSWLEQKTKRMEQEEKQASKRRKTLERELEWINLAPKARHAKGKARINSYEQMLNQDQKEREEKLEIFIPNGPRLGNKVIEAHGVSKAFGDKLLFDNLNFMLPPNGIVGVIGPNGAGKTTLFRLIQGMEKPDAGKFEVGETVVTAYVDQAHEAIDPNKTVYQVVSGGSDFVRVGGRDINSRAYLARFNFSGADQEKLCGVLSGGERNRLHLALTLKAGANVLLLDEPTNDIDVNTLRALEEGLENFAGCAVVISHDRWFLDRICTHILAFEGNSEVFFFEGTYSEYEENKKMRLGNSEPKRVRYRKL; translated from the coding sequence ATGGCTGACGATAAAAAGATTATTTTTTCGATGGTGGGGGTGAGTAAAACATTTCCGCCACACAAGCAAGTACTTAAGGATATTTACCTTTCGTTTTACTATGGTGCCAAAATTGGTATAATTGGTTTAAATGGATCAGGTAAATCAACACTTTTAAAGATTATAGCTGGTATTGAAAAGGAATATCAGGGTGATGTAGTTTCTGATAAAAGCTTTACTGTAGGCTATCTTGAGCAAGATCCTAAACTTGATCCTGACAAAACAGTAATAGATGTAGTTCGCGAAGGAGTGAAACCAGTTATGGATTTACTTACAGAGTATGAGGATATAAATCTGAAGTTTGGTTTACCGGAATATTACGAGGATGAAGAAAAGATGAATGGGCTGTTTGCTCGCCAGGCTGAACTACAAGATAAACTTGATGCTTGTGATGCATGGAATATTGACAACCGACTGGAGCGTGCAATGGATGCTTTACGTTGTCCACCCGAAGATCAGTCTATAAGTGAACTTTCCGGTGGAGAACGTCGCCGTGTAGCTCTTTGTCGCCTATTACTTCAGGAACCTGATGTATTGCTACTCGATGAGCCTACAAACCATTTGGATGCTGAGTCAATCGACTGGCTCGAACAGCACTTACAACAGTATAGAGGTACAGTTATCTGTATAACACACGACCGCTATTTTCTCGATCATGTGGCTGGGTGGATCCTGGAATTAGATAGAGGTGAAGGTATTCCCTGGAAAGGTAATTACACCTCATGGCTTGAACAGAAAACAAAAAGAATGGAGCAGGAGGAAAAACAGGCCAGTAAACGAAGGAAAACATTAGAGCGAGAACTTGAGTGGATTAATCTGGCTCCAAAAGCACGTCATGCGAAGGGTAAAGCACGTATTAATTCTTATGAACAGATGCTTAATCAAGATCAGAAGGAACGTGAAGAAAAGCTAGAGATTTTTATTCCGAACGGACCGCGATTGGGTAATAAAGTTATAGAAGCTCATGGTGTATCTAAAGCATTTGGTGATAAGCTATTATTTGATAATCTTAACTTTATGTTACCTCCTAACGGTATTGTAGGAGTTATCGGTCCTAACGGTGCAGGTAAAACTACACTTTTCCGCTTAATTCAGGGTATGGAAAAGCCTGATGCAGGTAAATTCGAGGTGGGAGAGACTGTTGTTACTGCCTACGTAGATCAAGCTCATGAGGCTATTGATCCAAATAAGACTGTTTATCAAGTAGTATCTGGTGGATCTGATTTCGTGAGAGTAGGAGGAAGAGATATAAATTCAAGAGCATATTTGGCTCGTTTTAACTTCTCCGGAGCAGATCAGGAAAAACTTTGTGGTGTTCTTTCAGGAGGTGAAAGAAATAGGCTGCATCTGGCACTTACACTTAAAGCTGGTGCTAACGTTTTGTTGCTTGACGAACCTACAAATGATATTGATGTGAATACTTTGCGTGCATTGGAAGAAGGACTCGAGAATTTTGCAGGTTGTGCAGTTGTAATTTCTCACGACAGATGGTTTCTTGATAGAATATGTACTCATATACTTGCATTCGAAGGTAACTCAGAAGTATTCTTCTTCGAAGGAACTTACAGTGAGTATGAGGAAAACAAGAAAATGAGATTAGGTAATTCAGAGCCTAAGAGGGTAAGATACAGAAAATTGTAA
- the porT gene encoding type IX secretion/gliding motility protein PorT/SprT produces the protein MNTKIATILLLLSLSLSVNAQYRKLQNLPYTDRRIFHLGFTIGLNAQDLILTHSGNINDNGEMWFAEIPKYSPGFAVGLIGDIYISNYLNFRILPTLHLGDKLFIFKEQISGKEFSTRIRNNYISIPAQIKISARRTDNFRPYLLIGGYSNIELSRNKGLAILLKQNDFGIEIGTGCDLYLPMFKLAPELKFSFGLIDILDKERSDLKDQELLKYANAISMAKSRMITLCLNFE, from the coding sequence ATGAATACTAAAATTGCAACCATTTTATTGTTACTGTCACTTTCTTTAAGTGTCAATGCACAGTACCGAAAACTTCAAAATCTACCTTATACAGACAGGAGAATTTTTCATCTTGGTTTCACTATTGGCTTGAATGCTCAGGATCTGATACTGACACATTCAGGTAACATTAATGATAATGGAGAAATGTGGTTTGCTGAGATTCCTAAATACTCGCCAGGATTTGCTGTTGGGTTAATAGGTGATATTTATATAAGTAATTACCTTAACTTTAGGATATTACCAACTTTACATTTAGGTGATAAACTATTCATATTTAAAGAGCAGATTTCAGGTAAAGAGTTCAGTACTAGAATTAGAAACAACTATATTTCAATTCCGGCTCAGATTAAAATATCAGCACGAAGAACTGATAATTTCCGTCCTTATTTGCTTATAGGTGGATATAGCAATATAGAATTGTCACGTAATAAAGGTCTTGCTATTTTACTGAAACAAAATGATTTTGGAATTGAAATTGGCACGGGTTGTGATCTATATTTACCCATGTTCAAACTTGCACCGGAATTAAAATTTAGCTTCGGATTAATAGATATTCTGGATAAAGAGAGGAGTGATCTAAAGGATCAAGAACTGCTTAAGTATGCTAATGCAATTTCTATGGCCAAAAGCAGAATGATAACACTTTGTTTAAATTTTGAATAA
- a CDS encoding glycosyltransferase family 2 protein yields MNLNHNVKASVVILNWNGKRLLEQFLPIVIKHTQSDISKVIVSDNGSTDDSVRFMKENYPEIQLVTLDKNYGFAEGYNKTLHQVNSEYVVLLNSDVETTEGWLQNLITYMDNHPEVAAVQPKILSYKEKYKFEYAGASGGFIDRYGYPFCRGRILDKVENDKGQYDNEIPVFWATGACLCIRLKDYFEMGGLDGSFFAHMEEIDLCWRLNARGRKVMCIPSSVVYHVGGASLSKDNPKKMYLNFRNNLLMLYKNLPNRSLPGTFLVRFVFDILAYFHLIFKGEFKNAYAIIEAYRDFFNIFNSYKQKRIDNLKKTTQKSIATQYKRSILLKFYTGKKLFNSIIWK; encoded by the coding sequence ATGAATTTGAATCATAATGTTAAGGCATCTGTAGTAATATTAAACTGGAATGGGAAAAGGCTTCTTGAGCAATTCCTTCCTATAGTCATTAAACATACTCAAAGTGATATAAGTAAGGTAATTGTTTCAGATAATGGGTCTACCGACGATTCAGTCAGGTTTATGAAAGAAAATTATCCGGAAATCCAACTTGTAACGCTTGATAAAAATTATGGATTTGCAGAAGGTTATAATAAAACATTACATCAGGTAAACTCTGAATATGTTGTTCTTCTGAATTCTGATGTTGAAACAACTGAAGGGTGGCTGCAAAATTTAATAACCTATATGGATAATCATCCGGAGGTAGCAGCTGTTCAGCCAAAGATTCTTTCATATAAAGAAAAATATAAATTTGAATATGCAGGTGCTTCAGGAGGATTTATAGATAGATATGGATATCCTTTTTGCAGAGGAAGAATCCTAGATAAAGTAGAGAATGATAAAGGGCAGTATGACAATGAGATACCTGTTTTTTGGGCTACCGGAGCATGTTTGTGTATAAGATTAAAAGATTATTTTGAAATGGGCGGATTGGATGGTAGTTTCTTTGCGCATATGGAAGAAATTGATCTTTGCTGGCGATTAAATGCAAGAGGGAGAAAAGTAATGTGTATTCCTTCATCTGTTGTATATCATGTTGGAGGAGCCTCTTTGAGTAAGGATAATCCTAAAAAAATGTATCTCAATTTTCGTAACAATTTGCTGATGTTGTATAAGAATTTACCTAATAGATCCCTGCCTGGTACTTTTTTAGTAAGATTTGTTTTTGATATACTTGCATATTTTCATCTTATATTTAAAGGAGAATTTAAAAACGCATATGCCATTATTGAAGCTTATAGAGATTTCTTTAATATATTTAATTCATATAAGCAAAAAAGAATAGATAACCTTAAGAAAACCACACAAAAGAGTATAGCCACCCAATATAAAAGAAGTATATTGTTGAAATTTTATACTGGAAAGAAATTATTTAATTCTATAATCTGGAAATAA
- the gap gene encoding type I glyceraldehyde-3-phosphate dehydrogenase — MIKVGINGFGRIGRLVFRASQERNDIQVVGINDLLDVDYIAYMLKYDTIHGKFNGTIDVKDGKLIVNGNEIRVTSERNPADLKWDAIGAEYVVESTGLFLSKDKAQAHIDAGAKYVVMSGPSKDDTRMFVVGVNHKTYTKGEQFVSNASCTTNCLAPIAKVLHDKFGIVEALMTTVHSTTATQKTVDGPSAKDWRGGRAASGNIIPSSTGAAKAVGKVIPELNGKLTGMSLRVPTLNVSVVDLTARLEKETTYEEICAAMKEASEGELKGVLGYTSDAVVSSDFIGNPHTSIFDEKGGIQLSPNFVKVLSWYDNEWAFSVKLLDLIAHMNSVNA; from the coding sequence ATGATTAAAGTAGGTATTAACGGATTCGGTCGCATCGGACGCTTAGTTTTCCGTGCTTCTCAAGAAAGAAATGATATCCAGGTAGTGGGTATAAACGATTTACTAGATGTGGATTACATTGCATATATGTTAAAGTATGACACAATTCATGGTAAATTTAACGGAACTATCGATGTTAAAGACGGTAAACTTATTGTAAACGGTAACGAAATCCGTGTAACTTCAGAAAGAAACCCAGCCGATCTTAAGTGGGATGCTATTGGTGCTGAGTATGTTGTTGAATCTACAGGTCTTTTCCTATCAAAAGATAAAGCTCAGGCTCATATCGATGCAGGAGCAAAATATGTTGTAATGTCAGGTCCTTCAAAAGACGACACTCGTATGTTTGTAGTTGGTGTAAACCACAAAACTTACACTAAAGGTGAACAGTTTGTATCTAACGCATCATGTACTACTAACTGTCTTGCTCCAATCGCAAAAGTTTTACACGATAAATTCGGTATTGTTGAAGCATTAATGACAACAGTACACTCAACAACTGCAACTCAGAAAACAGTTGATGGTCCTTCAGCAAAAGACTGGAGAGGTGGTCGCGCTGCTTCTGGCAACATTATTCCTTCTTCTACAGGTGCTGCAAAAGCTGTAGGTAAAGTTATACCAGAACTAAATGGCAAACTTACAGGTATGTCACTTCGCGTTCCTACTCTTAACGTTTCTGTTGTAGACCTTACAGCTCGTCTTGAAAAAGAGACTACTTATGAAGAAATTTGCGCTGCAATGAAAGAAGCTTCAGAAGGGGAATTGAAAGGTGTTCTTGGTTATACTAGTGATGCAGTTGTTTCAAGCGACTTCATTGGTAATCCTCACACTTCAATCTTTGATGAAAAAGGTGGTATTCAGTTGAGTCCTAACTTCGTTAAGGTACTTTCATGGTATGATAACGAATGGGCTTTCTCAGTAAAACTGCTTGATCTTATCGCGCATATGAATTCTGTTAACGCATAA